From a region of the Corallococcus coralloides DSM 2259 genome:
- a CDS encoding LysR family transcriptional regulator, with protein sequence MDDFSDLTAFLTVAREGGFRSAARASGTSASRLGDAIRRLEARLGVRLLHRNTRSVTPTDAGARLLERLAPALGEVRSALDVVNTFRDRPAGRLRLNVPMAAARLILPRIVQPFLAKYPDISLEVTAEERLIDVIAEGYDAGIRYEERLEQDMVVVPIGPRTQRYAAAASPAYLDRRGRPKHPRDLLEHDCLRGRLLSGPVPAWEFERRGETLHVEPKGPLLFSLNTSTDLAVEAAVAGGGIVYLLEDWLRPYLDRGELEPVLERWWPSFSGPFLYYAGRKHLPVPLRTLVDFIKSTPWS encoded by the coding sequence GGGCGGCTTCCGCAGCGCGGCTCGCGCGTCGGGCACGAGCGCCTCCCGCTTGGGGGATGCGATCCGCCGCCTCGAGGCCCGTCTGGGCGTTCGCTTGCTCCACCGGAACACGCGCAGCGTGACTCCGACGGACGCGGGGGCGCGGTTGCTAGAACGGCTCGCGCCGGCGCTGGGGGAGGTGCGGTCCGCACTGGACGTGGTGAACACCTTCCGTGACCGACCCGCGGGGCGCTTGAGGCTCAATGTGCCGATGGCTGCCGCGCGCCTCATCCTCCCTCGCATCGTGCAGCCGTTCCTCGCGAAGTACCCCGACATCTCCCTGGAGGTGACCGCCGAAGAGCGCCTCATCGACGTGATCGCGGAAGGCTATGACGCCGGAATCCGTTACGAGGAGCGCCTCGAGCAGGACATGGTGGTGGTGCCCATCGGGCCGCGCACGCAGCGTTACGCGGCGGCTGCATCGCCCGCCTACCTCGATCGCCGGGGCCGGCCGAAGCATCCTCGCGATTTGCTCGAACACGACTGCCTGCGCGGGCGCTTGCTGAGCGGACCGGTGCCCGCGTGGGAGTTTGAACGTCGTGGAGAGACGCTCCACGTCGAGCCCAAGGGGCCGCTGCTCTTCAGCCTCAACACGAGCACCGACCTCGCCGTGGAGGCCGCGGTCGCGGGCGGTGGAATCGTCTATCTGTTGGAGGATTGGCTGCGCCCCTACCTCGACCGGGGAGAGCTGGAGCCCGTGCTCGAACGGTGGTGGCCGAGCTTCTCGGGGCCCTTCCTCTACTACGCGGGCCGGAAGCACCTGCCGGTGCCGCTGCGCACGCTCGTCGACTTCATCAAGTCCACGCCGTGGAGCTGA
- a CDS encoding DUF2306 domain-containing protein, whose translation MASKACWILFSALCLVVGLYPGSYFFAASNFGLRALKGSELLTDPVWNAAFYTHIALGGLALAIGWTQFVARLRLHRPGAHRLLGKVYVGAVLLSGLTGVYVGFFATGGVIAASGFVSLGIVWLYTTVSAYRLIKRRRLEEHRLMMTYSYAACFAAVTLRLWMPVLSYTLGDFIPAYRIVAWLCWLPNLGVAYLLLRRRPQERALVPS comes from the coding sequence ATGGCAAGCAAGGCATGCTGGATCCTCTTCTCCGCCCTCTGTCTGGTCGTGGGCCTCTATCCCGGCAGCTACTTCTTCGCGGCCTCGAACTTCGGACTCCGTGCCTTGAAGGGCAGTGAGCTCCTGACCGACCCCGTCTGGAACGCGGCCTTCTACACGCACATCGCCCTGGGAGGACTCGCGCTGGCCATCGGCTGGACCCAGTTCGTCGCGAGGTTGCGACTCCATCGCCCGGGGGCACACCGTCTCCTCGGAAAGGTCTACGTCGGAGCGGTCCTGCTGAGCGGGCTCACCGGTGTCTACGTCGGCTTCTTCGCCACCGGGGGCGTCATCGCGGCGTCGGGCTTCGTCAGTCTGGGCATCGTCTGGCTCTACACCACGGTCTCCGCCTATCGGCTCATCAAGAGGCGGCGGCTCGAAGAGCACCGGCTCATGATGACCTACAGCTATGCCGCCTGCTTCGCGGCGGTCACGCTGAGACTTTGGATGCCCGTCCTGAGCTACACCCTGGGAGACTTCATTCCGGCCTACAGGATCGTCGCCTGGCTCTGCTGGCTCCCCAACCTCGGCGTGGCATACCTCCTCTTGCGCAGACGGCCCCAGGAGCGCGCGCTGGTGCCTTCGTGA
- a CDS encoding nucleoside deaminase: MEPSTEEFMREAVALARANVQAGGRPFGAVLVREGRVLARAVNEVNQTKDPTAHAELLAIRNASQSLGSASLSGCVIYASGHPCPMCLAAMHLCGIQGAFFAYSNEEGEAFGLSTAPIYAQLARGPQGQSLPLTPLRPAGEQGLYDEWKRQQRDRRRP; the protein is encoded by the coding sequence ATGGAGCCGTCCACCGAGGAGTTCATGCGCGAGGCTGTCGCCCTGGCCCGAGCCAACGTCCAGGCTGGGGGCCGCCCGTTCGGGGCCGTTCTCGTGCGCGAGGGCAGGGTGCTCGCGCGCGCGGTCAACGAGGTCAACCAGACGAAGGATCCCACCGCCCACGCCGAGCTTCTGGCCATTCGCAATGCGAGCCAGAGCCTGGGGAGCGCCAGTCTGAGCGGCTGCGTCATCTACGCCAGCGGTCATCCCTGTCCGATGTGTCTGGCCGCCATGCACCTGTGCGGTATCCAGGGCGCCTTCTTCGCCTACTCCAACGAGGAGGGCGAAGCCTTCGGTCTCTCCACGGCGCCAATCTACGCGCAGCTGGCGCGCGGGCCCCAAGGCCAGTCCCTCCCTCTGACGCCGCTGCGTCCGGCGGGCGAGCAGGGGCTGTACGACGAGTGGAAACGCCAGCAGCGTGACCGACGGCGGCCTTGA
- a CDS encoding Ig-like domain-containing protein encodes MRSRSGGLWSWGLGVMLALSLGACGVEPPEEKVRPLAEGLSPEDNGALMRLRPEASVTWDPYADAVATGTTATVLNASAALGAPDGQAATLLGLLNTAMVLDLGQGEEGTGDLRVYYQGLSLALVAQVDFLKADGTFIGSSALHLVELGLGTHVAVATYPGNVPYRYVRLRGSVLALYLVDAVETSLRVLCGDGVLGGSEACDDGNQRSGDGCNSVCQVEPGYTCTGQPSVCDNNSAPTVEDVHATTPEDTPVAITIPAADPDGDVLDFTFTLPGHGTLTGTGASVTYTPNANFAGVDTFQVTVSDGKKQASATVSVTVSPVNDAPVADSAAVTVGYNTSTPITLVATDVDGDALTFTVTAPAHGTLSGTGAQWLYTPDADFQGADPFTFTASDGARTSNTATVSITVRGPPVCGDSYIDPGEVCDDGNRVAGDGCRADCQGVEVCGDGLLDSTTGEQCDDGGTTPGDGCDAACQLDAFTNVPPTLISGTLNCTSANTNTGRKAAVDALGRFYVVMRCGGAVHVSVSVDRGHTWVGPTPLGITDAAEVAIEGGPTGVAYVAATSAGALIFTRTVDAGATWEVPRILSPAATPTLSLDSRGDALYISVSQGNSTGVRVLRNFARGANDFSVTDVSQNNAFFDIIVDKISGDVFSVSDDPSFRIHRSSDQGTTFGPQSAPPGQAFFSDWTGSNGFIYVTGSFGDDNVDVIPMSASGTSTQVPGLPTDVAPGPLRTIDADALGNGYIASQRGTGSIQLDRMLVGAAMILATDARTVGPGASPAVAALPSNGGALVAYTNGTSIYASVVVY; translated from the coding sequence ATGCGAAGCCGTTCTGGTGGGCTGTGGTCTTGGGGGCTGGGCGTGATGCTGGCCTTATCGCTGGGGGCGTGTGGTGTGGAGCCCCCGGAGGAAAAGGTACGTCCTCTGGCGGAGGGGTTATCGCCAGAGGACAACGGAGCGTTGATGCGTCTGCGTCCGGAAGCCTCGGTGACGTGGGACCCGTATGCGGACGCGGTGGCGACGGGCACCACGGCGACGGTGCTCAACGCGAGCGCGGCGCTCGGCGCTCCGGACGGGCAGGCCGCGACCCTGCTGGGCCTGCTCAACACGGCGATGGTGCTGGACCTGGGCCAGGGTGAGGAAGGCACCGGCGACCTGCGCGTCTACTACCAGGGTCTATCGCTGGCGCTGGTGGCGCAGGTGGACTTCCTGAAAGCGGACGGGACCTTCATCGGCTCCAGCGCTTTGCACCTGGTGGAGCTGGGCCTGGGGACGCATGTGGCGGTGGCGACATACCCGGGGAACGTGCCCTATCGCTACGTGCGACTGAGGGGCTCGGTGCTCGCGCTCTACCTGGTGGACGCGGTGGAGACGTCGCTCCGGGTCCTCTGTGGTGATGGCGTGCTGGGCGGGTCCGAAGCCTGTGACGACGGCAATCAGCGCTCTGGAGACGGCTGCAACAGCGTCTGCCAGGTGGAGCCGGGCTACACCTGCACGGGACAGCCAAGCGTTTGCGACAACAACTCGGCGCCCACCGTCGAGGACGTCCATGCGACCACCCCCGAGGACACCCCGGTGGCCATCACCATCCCCGCGGCGGACCCGGATGGCGACGTGCTCGACTTCACCTTCACCCTGCCTGGCCATGGCACGCTCACGGGCACGGGGGCGTCCGTGACGTACACCCCGAACGCGAACTTCGCCGGAGTGGATACCTTCCAGGTCACGGTCTCGGACGGCAAGAAGCAGGCATCAGCCACCGTCTCGGTCACGGTGAGTCCGGTCAATGACGCGCCCGTGGCGGACTCCGCCGCGGTGACGGTGGGCTACAACACGTCGACGCCCATCACGTTGGTGGCCACGGACGTGGATGGGGATGCGCTCACGTTCACCGTGACGGCTCCCGCGCACGGAACCCTGTCCGGAACGGGCGCCCAGTGGCTCTACACGCCGGACGCGGACTTCCAGGGGGCGGACCCGTTCACCTTCACGGCCAGCGACGGCGCGCGGACCTCCAATACCGCCACGGTCAGCATCACCGTCAGGGGACCGCCTGTCTGCGGCGACAGCTACATCGATCCGGGTGAGGTGTGTGACGACGGCAACCGCGTCGCGGGAGACGGCTGCCGGGCGGACTGTCAGGGGGTGGAGGTGTGCGGCGACGGCCTGCTCGACAGCACGACGGGAGAGCAATGCGACGATGGTGGCACGACCCCTGGGGATGGCTGCGACGCCGCATGCCAGCTGGATGCTTTTACGAATGTGCCCCCCACGCTCATCAGCGGGACGCTGAACTGCACCAGCGCCAACACGAACACGGGGCGCAAGGCGGCGGTGGATGCACTGGGGCGCTTCTACGTCGTCATGAGGTGCGGGGGGGCGGTCCATGTCAGCGTGAGCGTGGACCGTGGCCACACCTGGGTGGGGCCCACGCCCCTGGGCATCACCGACGCGGCGGAGGTCGCGATTGAAGGCGGCCCCACCGGGGTCGCGTACGTCGCGGCCACCAGCGCGGGCGCACTGATATTCACCCGGACCGTCGACGCGGGAGCGACCTGGGAGGTGCCGCGAATCCTCAGCCCGGCGGCCACCCCCACCCTCAGCCTGGATTCCAGGGGGGATGCCCTCTACATCTCCGTCTCGCAAGGCAACAGCACAGGGGTGCGCGTCCTCCGGAACTTCGCGCGAGGCGCGAACGACTTCAGCGTGACGGACGTGAGCCAGAACAATGCCTTCTTCGACATCATCGTGGACAAGATCAGCGGAGATGTCTTCTCGGTGAGCGACGATCCCTCCTTCCGCATCCACCGCAGCAGCGACCAGGGGACCACCTTCGGCCCGCAGAGCGCCCCTCCGGGGCAGGCGTTCTTCTCAGACTGGACGGGCTCCAACGGCTTCATCTACGTCACGGGCTCCTTCGGAGACGACAACGTGGACGTCATCCCCATGTCCGCGTCGGGGACGAGCACCCAGGTGCCAGGCCTCCCCACGGATGTCGCTCCCGGTCCCCTCCGGACGATTGACGCGGACGCGCTCGGCAACGGCTACATCGCGTCCCAGCGGGGGACAGGCAGCATCCAGTTGGACCGGATGCTCGTGGGGGCCGCAATGATCCTCGCCACGGATGCCAGGACGGTGGGGCCGGGTGCCTCGCCAGCGGTCGCGGCGCTCCCGTCGAACGGGGGCGCCCTGGTGGCCTACACGAACGGCACCAGCATCTACGCCTCGGTGGTGGTGTACTGA
- a CDS encoding alpha/beta hydrolase family protein: MSKSIPRIEAPAPVVSVSPVVLSAPGRGADLEVRVSAPVTGSGLPIIVFAHGHGSSSDGYLPLAHYWAARGFVVIQPTFLDSRTYSLGPEDPRSPLIWRFRVEDVTRVLDHLDVIEASVPGLAGRVDHSRIAAAGHSFGAQTTAMLLGARIRGPDGRLGEDLADPRLKVGVLLCAGGRGGDALSPLAREHFPYLNQVYAEMTTPTLVVAGDQDHSPLTVRGPEWFTDAYTLSPGPKSLLTLFGAEHMLGGISGNRVTETTDENPARVSAVQRLTWAYLHEAFYPGERAWAVACEELMASPTPLGRVESKTPPP, translated from the coding sequence ATGAGCAAATCCATTCCTCGAATTGAAGCGCCCGCTCCGGTGGTGTCGGTGAGCCCCGTCGTCCTGTCCGCACCGGGGCGTGGCGCGGATCTGGAAGTGCGGGTCTCCGCACCCGTGACGGGAAGCGGCCTGCCCATCATCGTCTTCGCGCATGGCCATGGCTCGTCGTCGGATGGCTATCTTCCCCTCGCGCACTATTGGGCGGCGCGTGGCTTCGTCGTGATCCAACCCACCTTCCTCGATTCGAGGACGTACAGCCTCGGACCGGAGGATCCACGGAGCCCGTTGATCTGGAGATTCCGCGTCGAGGATGTCACGCGCGTCCTCGATCACCTGGACGTCATCGAAGCATCCGTTCCGGGGCTCGCGGGCCGCGTCGATCACAGCCGGATTGCCGCGGCTGGACACTCGTTCGGGGCGCAGACGACGGCGATGCTGCTCGGCGCGAGAATCCGGGGGCCCGATGGCCGATTGGGTGAGGACCTGGCCGATCCCCGGCTCAAGGTCGGCGTGTTGCTTTGCGCAGGCGGGCGCGGGGGCGATGCACTGAGCCCGCTCGCGCGTGAGCATTTCCCGTACTTGAATCAGGTCTATGCGGAGATGACCACGCCGACCCTCGTCGTGGCGGGCGACCAGGACCATTCTCCATTGACCGTCCGCGGTCCGGAGTGGTTCACGGACGCGTACACCTTGAGCCCGGGCCCCAAGTCGCTCCTGACGCTGTTCGGAGCGGAGCACATGCTCGGTGGAATCTCCGGGAATCGCGTGACGGAGACGACCGACGAGAACCCCGCGAGAGTCTCCGCCGTCCAGCGGCTCACCTGGGCGTACCTCCACGAGGCGTTCTACCCCGGCGAGCGTGCGTGGGCCGTGGCGTGCGAGGAGTTGATGGCAAGCCCCACCCCGCTGGGACGGGTGGAAAGCAAGACACCGCCCCCCTGA
- a CDS encoding AraC family transcriptional regulator produces the protein MRKTPKQLAEKPTPLELRDPRGDAVADVLGASLIRHALYNSIEARVPWGLRMPRQNRASFYLVAHGSARLEVEGTRTRVLSTGDVGFVPHGTAHVLRDSADSEPLPVRDGSYSLNGSPLRIGGRGAATTLVAGFFELSDGLGPVLLQGVPPLVVLSASDPASVPGVSAAVQFMLTESASPRPASNIVLQRLADVLFVLALRATVGEGTCQRGAIAAVSDPRIYESLSLMHARVADPWTVDMLARRVGMSRSGFAARFTDLVGASPLQYLARRRIARAAELLRDTTEKVETIAGRVGYESVPAFSRAFKRWQGTGPAAFRKSMQS, from the coding sequence ATGCGCAAGACTCCAAAGCAGTTAGCTGAAAAGCCAACGCCGTTGGAGCTTCGAGACCCACGTGGCGATGCGGTCGCCGACGTGCTCGGCGCCTCGTTGATCCGGCACGCTCTCTACAACTCCATCGAGGCGCGCGTGCCGTGGGGGCTTCGCATGCCCCGCCAGAACCGCGCGAGCTTCTACCTGGTCGCGCATGGCAGCGCGCGACTGGAGGTCGAGGGGACGCGGACGCGTGTCCTGTCGACTGGAGATGTCGGTTTCGTCCCTCACGGCACGGCTCACGTGCTGCGGGATTCGGCTGACAGCGAGCCGCTCCCGGTCCGCGACGGCTCGTACTCTCTCAACGGGAGCCCCCTGCGCATCGGGGGGCGCGGCGCGGCGACCACCCTGGTTGCTGGCTTCTTCGAGCTGAGCGACGGACTGGGGCCGGTGCTCCTTCAAGGCGTCCCGCCGCTCGTCGTCTTGTCGGCGAGCGATCCTGCCTCGGTGCCTGGGGTCTCCGCCGCGGTTCAGTTCATGCTCACCGAGAGCGCATCGCCCCGACCGGCGAGCAACATCGTGCTCCAGCGTCTGGCGGACGTGCTGTTCGTGCTCGCGCTCCGCGCGACGGTGGGGGAGGGGACATGTCAGCGCGGCGCCATCGCCGCCGTGTCCGACCCACGGATCTACGAATCGCTGAGCCTCATGCACGCCCGCGTCGCCGACCCATGGACCGTCGACATGCTCGCGAGACGCGTGGGCATGTCGCGCTCGGGGTTCGCGGCGCGCTTCACGGACCTCGTGGGAGCGTCCCCGCTCCAGTACCTCGCGCGCAGGCGCATCGCACGGGCCGCGGAGCTGCTTCGCGACACCACCGAGAAGGTGGAGACCATCGCAGGCCGCGTGGGGTACGAGAGCGTTCCTGCGTTCAGCCGCGCGTTCAAGCGTTGGCAGGGGACGGGTCCGGCAGCGTTCCGGAAATCGATGCAGTCCTGA
- a CDS encoding metallophosphatase domain-containing protein → MRIVAVADTHLFHDELVMPPGDIFVHAGDMCRAGDLDELARVASWIRGLSYRHKVIVAGNHDCAFADSPAEARALLGEDVIYLQDSEATVAGLRFWGSPWQPAYNDWAFNLPRGTALASKWAAIPEGLDVLITHGPPAGFGDGSSVGGRTGCADLRERVLAMRPRLHLFGHIHEDGGLWRQGGTCFANVTTWECERAPTVLELDARGVTVVSIPPARR, encoded by the coding sequence ATGCGCATCGTCGCCGTCGCGGACACCCACCTCTTCCACGACGAGCTCGTGATGCCTCCGGGCGACATCTTCGTCCACGCGGGCGACATGTGCCGCGCGGGGGACCTGGACGAACTCGCGCGAGTGGCGTCGTGGATTCGCGGCCTGTCCTACCGTCACAAGGTCATCGTCGCGGGCAATCACGACTGCGCCTTCGCCGACTCGCCCGCGGAGGCCCGGGCGCTTCTGGGCGAGGACGTCATCTACCTGCAGGACAGCGAGGCCACGGTGGCGGGCCTGCGCTTCTGGGGAAGCCCCTGGCAGCCGGCCTACAACGACTGGGCCTTCAACCTGCCTCGGGGCACGGCCCTCGCCAGCAAGTGGGCGGCCATTCCCGAAGGACTCGACGTCCTCATCACCCACGGGCCTCCGGCGGGCTTCGGGGATGGCTCGTCGGTGGGGGGACGCACTGGCTGCGCGGACCTGCGCGAGCGCGTGCTCGCCATGCGCCCCCGGCTGCACCTGTTCGGCCACATCCACGAGGATGGCGGGCTGTGGCGTCAAGGGGGCACGTGCTTCGCCAACGTCACCACGTGGGAGTGCGAGCGCGCGCCCACCGTCCTCGAGCTCGACGCTCGGGGCGTGACGGTGGTGAGCATCCCTCCCGCCCGGCGCTGA